Part of the Halopseudomonas maritima genome, AAAAAGGACAACTGCATCATCGTCTGCTCGATCGAAAACTTCGACCCGATGGGCGTGCACACGGGTGACTCCATCACCGTGGCGCCGGCCCAGACGCTGACCGACAAGGAATACCAGATCATGCGTAACGCCTCGCTGGCGGTGCTGCGTGAGATCGGCGTCGAGACAGGTGGCTCCAACGTGCAGTTCGGTATTTGCCCGAACACCGGCCGCATGGTGGTGATCGAGATGAACCCGCGGGTGTCCCGTTCCTCGGCGCTGGCCTCCAAGGCGACTGGTTTCCCGATCGCCAAGATCGCCGCCAAGCTGGCTGTTGGTTACACCCTGGACGAGCTGCAGAACGACATTACCGGTGGTCGCACCCCGGCGTCCTTCGAGCCGTCCATCGATTACGTGGTTACCAAGATTCCGCGTTTCGCCTTTGAAAAATTCCCCAACGCCGATGCGCGCCTGACGACTCAGATGAAGTCGGTGGGCGAGGTCATGGCGATCGGTCGCACCTTCCAGGAGTCCATGCAGAAGGCGCTGCGTGGTCTGGAAGTGGGTGTTTGCGGCTTTGACCCCAAGGTCGATCCGGCGGCAAGCGACGTTATGACCGAGCTGACGCGTGAACTGACGGTGCCCGGTGCGGACCGCATCTGGTACGTGGCCGATGCCTTCCGCGCCGGTATGACCCTGCAGCAAGTGTTTGACCTGACCAAGATCGACACCTGGTTCCTGGTGCAGATCGAAGATCTGATCAAGGAAGAAGAGAAGGTCAAAACCCTGGGTCTGGCCGATATCGACTACAGCCTGATGTTCCGTCTCAAGCGCAAGGGCTTCTCCGACCTGCGCCTGTCCCAGTTGCTGGCCGTGAGCGAGAAAAACCTGCGTCGTCATCGTCACAAGCTGAACGTGCTGCCGGTCTACAAGCGCGTTGATACCTGTGCTGCCGAATTTGCGACCGATACGGCCTATATGTACTCGACCTACGAGGAGGAGTGCGAGGCCAGCCCGTCGGGCCGCGACAAGATTATGGTGTTGGGCGGTGGCCCGAACCGCATTGGCCAGGGTATCGAGTTCGATTACTGCTGCGTACACGCCGCGCTGGCGATGCGTGAAGATGGTTATGAAACCATCATGGTCAACTGCAACCCGGAAACCGTATCGACCGACTACGACACCTCCGATCGCCTGTACTTCGAGCCGGTCACCCTGGAAGACGTGCTGGAAATCGTGCGCGTTGAGCAGCCCAAGGGTGTGATCGTGCAATACGGCGGTCAGACCCCGCTGAAACTGGCGCGCGCGCTGGAAGAGGCCGGTGTGCCGATCATTGGTACCAGCCCGGAAGCCATTGACCGCGCCGAAGACCGTGAGCGCTTCCAGCAGATGGTCGAGCGCCTGAACCTGCGTCAGCCGCCGAACGCGACCGCGCGCAGTGAAGACGAAGCGCTGGCGCTGTCCAAGCGCATCGGGTACCCGCTGGTTGTGCGTCCGTCCTACGTACTGGGCGGTCGCGCGATGGAAATTGTCTATCAGGAAGAAGAACTCAAGCGCTACATGCGCGAAGCGGTGAAGGTGTCGAATGACAGCCCGGTACTGCTGGATCACTTCCTGAACTGCGCCATCGAGGTCGATATCGACGCGGTTTCCGATGGCAAGGACGTGGTGATCGGCGCGATCATGCAGCACATTGAGCAGGCCGGTGTTCACTCCGGTGACTCCGCCTGTTCGCTGCCGCCGTACTCGCTGCCTGCACAGATTCAGGATGACATTCGCGAGCAGGTGCGCAAGATGGCGCTGGAGCTGGGTGTGGTCGGCCTGATGAACGTCCAGATGGCGGTGCAAGGCGAGACCATCTACGTGATTGAGGTCAACCCGCGCGCCTCGCGTACCGTGCCTTTCGTGTCCAAGTGCATCGGTCAGT contains:
- the carB gene encoding carbamoyl-phosphate synthase large subunit, which gives rise to MPKRTDIKSILILGAGPIVIGQACEFDYSGAQACKALKEEGFRVILVNSNPATIMTDPAMADATYIEPIKWQTVAKIIEKERPDALLPTMGGQTALNCALDLEKHGVLEQYGVEMIGANADTIDKAEDRSRFDKAMKAIGLECPRSGIAHSMAEAYGVLDQVGFPCIIRPSFTMGGTGGGIAYNREEFEEICTRGLDLSPTNELLIDESLIGWKEYEMEVVRDKKDNCIIVCSIENFDPMGVHTGDSITVAPAQTLTDKEYQIMRNASLAVLREIGVETGGSNVQFGICPNTGRMVVIEMNPRVSRSSALASKATGFPIAKIAAKLAVGYTLDELQNDITGGRTPASFEPSIDYVVTKIPRFAFEKFPNADARLTTQMKSVGEVMAIGRTFQESMQKALRGLEVGVCGFDPKVDPAASDVMTELTRELTVPGADRIWYVADAFRAGMTLQQVFDLTKIDTWFLVQIEDLIKEEEKVKTLGLADIDYSLMFRLKRKGFSDLRLSQLLAVSEKNLRRHRHKLNVLPVYKRVDTCAAEFATDTAYMYSTYEEECEASPSGRDKIMVLGGGPNRIGQGIEFDYCCVHAALAMREDGYETIMVNCNPETVSTDYDTSDRLYFEPVTLEDVLEIVRVEQPKGVIVQYGGQTPLKLARALEEAGVPIIGTSPEAIDRAEDRERFQQMVERLNLRQPPNATARSEDEALALSKRIGYPLVVRPSYVLGGRAMEIVYQEEELKRYMREAVKVSNDSPVLLDHFLNCAIEVDIDAVSDGKDVVIGAIMQHIEQAGVHSGDSACSLPPYSLPAQIQDDIREQVRKMALELGVVGLMNVQMAVQGETIYVIEVNPRASRTVPFVSKCIGQSLAKIAARVMAGKTLQELGFTEEVVPPYFSVKEAVFPFAKFPGVDPILGPEMKSTGEVMGVGDSFGEAFAKSQLGSGEVLPTSGTAFISVREDDKPFAVDVVRDLIELGFEVVATAGTAKVLETAGLAVRRVNKVTEGRPHIVDMIKNDEIDLVINTTEGRQSIADSYSIRRNALQHKVYSTTTLAGGEAVCTALKFGPERAVRRLQDLHKGI